In the Flavisolibacter tropicus genome, one interval contains:
- a CDS encoding DeoR/GlpR family DNA-binding transcription regulator: MSSLAERHQYIINKLKKEGNVNVFDLCSELEVSSVTIRKDLKLLEDKDLLYRTHGGATLSNPYTVDRSVNEKEKIKSGEKTVIGEAAAQLIQPNDCILIASGTTVASLAKSIQPVGSLTVITAALNVALELIHHPDIEVIQLGGMLRKSSSSVTGLYGEKMLEDFSCSKLFLGVDGIDLEFGLTTTNMMEAQLNRKMIKASQKTIVLADSTKFGKRGFGKICGLEEIEEIITDAGVSNHMVETLTSMGIQVTIV, encoded by the coding sequence ATGAGCAGTCTCGCAGAAAGGCATCAATACATAATCAATAAATTAAAGAAGGAAGGAAATGTAAACGTTTTTGATCTTTGTTCCGAACTGGAAGTTTCATCTGTAACCATTCGAAAGGATCTGAAACTTTTGGAAGATAAGGATTTGCTATACCGCACCCATGGCGGTGCCACCCTATCCAATCCCTATACTGTAGACCGTTCCGTAAATGAAAAGGAAAAAATAAAATCAGGTGAGAAAACGGTTATTGGCGAAGCGGCAGCCCAATTAATCCAACCAAACGATTGCATTCTTATCGCTTCTGGAACCACAGTAGCTTCGCTAGCAAAAAGCATTCAACCAGTAGGCAGCTTGACAGTAATTACCGCCGCACTTAATGTTGCATTAGAATTAATTCACCATCCCGATATTGAAGTCATCCAATTAGGTGGCATGCTTCGGAAAAGCTCATCTTCTGTGACAGGGCTTTACGGAGAAAAAATGCTGGAAGACTTCTCCTGTAGTAAGCTCTTTTTAGGTGTTGATGGTATTGATCTTGAGTTTGGTCTTACAACCACCAATATGATGGAGGCTCAGCTGAACCGCAAAATGATAAAGGCATCGCAAAAGACAATTGTTTTGGCCGACTCAACCAAATTTGGCAAAAGAGGGTTTGGTAAAATCTGTGGACTAGAAGAAATAGAAGAGATTATTACAGATGCTGGTGTATCAAATCACATGGTGGAAACGCTTACCAGCATGGGTATACAAGTAACCATTGTCTAG
- a CDS encoding glycerol-3-phosphate dehydrogenase/oxidase, with amino-acid sequence MSEIHDSEIKMDREELLAAIKTGNTEWDVLVIGGGATGLGIAMDAVSRGYKTLLIEQSDFAKGTSSRSTKLVHGGVRYLAQGDVRLVREASIERGLLQKNAPHLVKNQTFIIPIYSQWDRLKYTIGLKLYDWIAGKLSLGSSIFISRKETLEKLPGINTKNLLGGVQYHDGQFDDSRLAINLVQSINQNGGYAINYTKVIGLSKNGQQISGAKIEDVESGNQYFVKAKAVVNATGVFVDTILQMDNPTSEKSICVSQGVHLVLDKKFYPSEHALMIPETSDGRVLFAVPWHEKVVVGTTDTPIEEASLEPQALEKEINFILETASAYFTEKPKRSDVLSVFAGLRPLAAPQKGEQKTKEISRSHKIMISPGGLFTILGGKWTTYRKMGEDMVDQIEKHLQWSHKKTATAHMHIHGYAENVNWSDPLYFYGSDAQLIKSQMNGSAGKWISDSLKIHKQQVKWAVENEMARTVEDVLARRTRALLLNAQESIRIAPQIAAIMAETLEKDEQWQHDQVNQYTKLAHQYLLKQN; translated from the coding sequence ATGAGCGAAATACATGACAGTGAGATAAAGATGGATAGAGAAGAACTCCTAGCAGCTATAAAAACTGGAAATACTGAGTGGGATGTCCTTGTAATCGGTGGAGGGGCAACTGGCTTGGGTATAGCCATGGACGCTGTAAGCCGTGGTTATAAAACCTTATTGATAGAACAATCCGATTTCGCAAAAGGAACTTCCAGCCGCAGTACAAAATTGGTGCATGGCGGCGTGCGATATTTGGCACAAGGTGATGTGCGTCTTGTTCGTGAAGCCAGTATTGAAAGAGGTCTTCTTCAAAAAAATGCTCCACATTTAGTTAAAAACCAAACTTTTATTATTCCCATATACTCACAATGGGATCGGCTGAAATATACAATTGGGTTAAAATTGTATGATTGGATAGCCGGCAAATTATCTCTTGGTTCTTCCATATTTATTTCCAGAAAGGAAACGTTAGAAAAACTACCCGGAATAAATACAAAAAATTTATTGGGTGGTGTTCAATATCATGATGGTCAGTTTGATGATTCTCGGTTAGCGATTAACCTGGTTCAAAGTATTAACCAAAATGGTGGTTACGCCATTAATTATACGAAAGTAATTGGGCTTAGTAAAAATGGACAGCAAATTTCAGGAGCTAAAATTGAAGATGTCGAATCGGGTAATCAATACTTTGTAAAAGCAAAGGCAGTTGTAAATGCAACGGGGGTTTTTGTGGATACCATTCTTCAAATGGATAATCCAACCAGCGAAAAAAGTATTTGCGTAAGCCAGGGCGTGCATCTTGTATTAGACAAAAAATTCTATCCCTCTGAGCATGCTTTAATGATACCGGAAACCAGCGATGGGCGCGTTCTTTTTGCTGTGCCCTGGCATGAAAAGGTAGTAGTGGGAACAACAGATACCCCAATTGAAGAAGCTTCACTTGAGCCACAGGCATTAGAAAAAGAGATAAACTTTATTCTTGAAACGGCTTCCGCCTATTTTACTGAAAAACCAAAGCGCAGTGACGTTCTTAGTGTGTTTGCTGGTTTACGTCCACTGGCAGCTCCTCAAAAAGGAGAACAAAAGACCAAAGAAATCTCCCGAAGTCATAAGATCATGATCTCTCCAGGTGGCCTCTTTACCATATTAGGCGGCAAGTGGACCACCTATCGCAAAATGGGTGAAGATATGGTTGATCAAATAGAGAAGCACTTGCAATGGTCACACAAAAAAACGGCTACGGCTCACATGCATATTCATGGATATGCGGAAAATGTTAACTGGAGCGATCCGTTGTATTTCTATGGCAGTGATGCACAGTTGATTAAAAGCCAAATGAATGGCAGCGCCGGAAAGTGGATCAGCGACAGCCTTAAAATTCACAAACAGCAGGTTAAATGGGCTGTAGAAAATGAAATGGCCAGAACAGTAGAAGATGTGTTAGCCAGACGTACACGTGCCTTGCTTTTGAATGCACAAGAAAGTATTCGGATAGCGCCACAGATTGCGGCTATCATGGCTGAAACGCTAGAGAAAGATGAGCAATGGCAGCATGATCAGGTAAACCAATATACGAAACTAGCGCACCAATATTTATTGAAACAAAACTGA
- the glpT gene encoding glycerol-3-phosphate transporter, with product MGTFDFLKPAPHKELLPAAEIDSEYRKKRLQVFLGIFIGYAGYYLVRKNFTLAMPDLVERGFSKGELGIALSGVSIAYGISKFLMGNVSDRSNARIFLPLGLLLSAVTMIAMGMFTFAISSVAIMFALLFINGWFQGMGWPPSGRVMVHWFSIKERGIKMSIWNVAHNVGGGMIGPLSIAGIALFGSWQSKFYFPGAIAIVIAVIAYLLIRDTPQSCGLPPIEKYKNDYGVAYSQKHEEEMSAKQIFKDYVLNNRVLWYIAFANAFIYLVRYGVLDWAPTYLKEAKGFSMDETGWAYFAYEWAGIPGTLLCGWLSDKIFKGRRAPATIIYMLLVTAAVFVYWKNPAGHPMVDNIALIIIGFLIYGPVMLVGVQALDLVPKKAAGTAAGLTGLFGYLGGALFANIAMGYVVDAWSWDGGFVVLIGACILSIVFTALTWNKEKA from the coding sequence ATGGGAACTTTCGATTTTTTGAAACCAGCGCCGCATAAGGAACTGTTGCCAGCTGCTGAGATTGACTCTGAATATAGGAAGAAACGCCTTCAGGTATTCCTTGGGATTTTTATAGGATATGCCGGCTATTACCTGGTAAGAAAGAATTTTACACTGGCCATGCCCGACTTGGTAGAGAGAGGTTTTTCAAAAGGAGAGTTGGGTATTGCGTTATCGGGTGTTTCTATTGCTTATGGAATAAGTAAGTTCCTGATGGGGAACGTTTCCGACAGAAGTAATGCCCGTATTTTTCTACCGCTGGGACTATTGCTTTCTGCTGTTACAATGATCGCAATGGGCATGTTTACGTTTGCTATTTCTTCCGTTGCTATCATGTTTGCCCTCTTATTTATCAATGGTTGGTTTCAAGGCATGGGATGGCCACCAAGCGGCCGCGTGATGGTGCATTGGTTTTCCATTAAAGAACGTGGGATAAAGATGTCCATCTGGAATGTGGCGCATAATGTAGGTGGTGGAATGATTGGACCATTATCTATTGCGGGTATTGCTCTATTTGGAAGTTGGCAAAGCAAGTTTTATTTCCCTGGTGCAATTGCTATCGTTATTGCAGTTATTGCGTACTTGCTTATCCGTGATACACCTCAGTCTTGCGGATTGCCACCTATCGAGAAATATAAAAATGATTACGGTGTTGCCTATTCACAGAAGCATGAAGAGGAGATGAGTGCCAAGCAGATCTTCAAGGATTATGTACTAAATAACAGAGTGCTATGGTATATCGCTTTTGCCAATGCCTTTATCTACCTGGTTCGATATGGTGTGTTAGATTGGGCGCCTACTTACTTGAAGGAAGCAAAAGGATTTAGTATGGATGAAACAGGCTGGGCCTATTTCGCTTATGAATGGGCTGGTATTCCTGGTACACTGCTTTGTGGATGGTTAAGCGATAAAATATTTAAAGGCCGTCGTGCGCCTGCAACCATTATCTATATGCTACTGGTAACAGCAGCTGTATTTGTTTATTGGAAAAATCCAGCTGGTCATCCAATGGTAGATAATATCGCACTGATTATTATTGGCTTTCTCATTTATGGGCCAGTGATGTTGGTAGGTGTACAGGCATTAGATCTGGTTCCTAAAAAAGCAGCAGGTACTGCAGCTGGTCTTACCGGTCTTTTTGGCTATTTGGGCGGGGCCCTGTTTGCCAATATTGCTATGGGTTATGTGGTAGACGCCTGGAGTTGGGACGGCGGTTTTGTAGTACTGATAGGTGCTTGCATATTATCCATTGTATTTACTGCGCTAACCTGGAACAAAGAAAAAGCATAA
- a CDS encoding SusC/RagA family TonB-linked outer membrane protein: MRRKTMLAMTGGTWRHLLSTVCFMMLSLLMLAQPKRITGRVLDDDKQPVAGASVVIKGSKAGTTTDDKGAFAIDANDGQTLVFSAVGFTAREVRVGGQSAINVDLKASNTQMEGVVVTALGITRKEKALGYSATTLKTENLTNAMPANWTDALSGKVAGLNLVRSNGGPASSNKIILRGENNLTGDNEALVVVDGVVINQGSGRRNAISGESAYGTSSDNMPADYGSSINDINPEDIESVTVLKGPGAAALYGQRGANGAIIITTKSGTAKKKGIGVTLTSNWSMEQVNRWPDLQYEYGQGNNGVPYYSYGAGVDGASTSATSSAYGARFDGQMFYQYDPATQARGTERTPWVPYKNSNRSYFQTGQTLTNTISVDGGTDKTTARFSFTNVDNKWITPNTGYKRNTVALSVNSKITDKLQISSKINYTNRYSDNLPGAGYGNQSIMYWWIFWQPNADAAWLKNYWQKGQEGRKIEYPFSSFPENPYAIAYEFINSSNRHNITGNIQANYNITKELSLQVRTSMDMAYEQRAQKRPYDAGSKLTKGSYRTQNIYSNETSMDFLAKYTKQVGSDFDFTVNLGGSVLKNNYNRDETRADSLTSPGLYSFANAAGTLVSMPFRSKYGINSFYGLFTAGYKRYLFLDLTARQDWNSVLATPQRTQNSGFFYPSANVSFVLSDAAKLPSSISFAKFRFSASSVGSGGVIPYLTSYNYEIAPGLFSGGLQNPSLLSNPDLKPLRTITYEAGADVKLLKNRIGVDVAVYTGNTKDQHLQRIVDRASGFTRYVMNAGKVNNKGLEVALSGSPLKSKKGFNWNTNIVFSKNQNTIKELPDTSLVLQTGPVGGGQIVAKVGGSMGDLYGRGYVRSPDGQVVYDATTGNALITQDVVYLGNTIPKGKVGFSNEFAYKQFRLNVLFDAQYGGVAHSLMHYKLAEQGKLTSTLPGRYNGIIGNGVVQDADGKYRTNDVIATDIEEYYKSHMGTDNAEGSTFSTDFIKFREARFDYTISPKLTKKLGIQRATIGVYGRDLFIWSPWPMFDPEFGTLSGSDIVRGLSKPNSLLPAQWVLIWLLDSKTIKQ, translated from the coding sequence ATGAGAAGAAAAACGATGCTTGCCATGACAGGTGGAACGTGGAGACACCTGCTCAGCACTGTTTGCTTTATGATGCTCAGCCTGCTGATGCTGGCTCAACCAAAAAGAATCACCGGGCGGGTGCTTGACGACGATAAGCAACCCGTAGCTGGTGCCAGCGTAGTAATTAAAGGATCTAAAGCTGGTACAACCACCGATGATAAAGGTGCATTTGCTATTGACGCCAACGATGGTCAGACCCTTGTATTTTCAGCAGTAGGTTTTACTGCCCGTGAAGTACGAGTGGGAGGACAATCCGCCATTAATGTGGATCTAAAGGCCTCCAACACACAGATGGAAGGGGTTGTAGTAACTGCCCTTGGAATTACACGTAAGGAAAAGGCACTTGGTTACTCGGCCACTACTTTGAAAACCGAAAACCTGACGAATGCTATGCCAGCCAACTGGACAGACGCTCTTTCGGGTAAGGTTGCCGGTTTAAACCTGGTACGCTCTAATGGCGGTCCTGCTTCTTCAAATAAGATTATCCTTCGTGGTGAAAACAACTTAACTGGCGATAACGAAGCGCTTGTTGTTGTAGACGGTGTTGTTATTAACCAAGGTAGTGGTCGCCGCAATGCTATTAGCGGGGAGTCTGCCTATGGTACCAGCAGTGACAACATGCCTGCTGACTATGGTAGCAGCATCAACGACATCAATCCTGAAGATATTGAATCGGTTACGGTTTTGAAAGGACCTGGTGCAGCTGCGTTATATGGTCAACGCGGTGCCAACGGTGCCATTATTATTACAACGAAGTCCGGTACTGCTAAAAAGAAGGGTATCGGTGTAACGCTTACATCAAATTGGTCGATGGAGCAAGTGAACCGTTGGCCTGATCTGCAATATGAATATGGTCAGGGAAATAATGGCGTACCTTATTATTCTTATGGCGCCGGAGTAGATGGAGCAAGTACCAGCGCCACTTCCTCAGCCTATGGTGCTCGTTTTGATGGCCAGATGTTCTACCAGTATGACCCGGCAACTCAAGCACGCGGCACGGAAAGAACACCTTGGGTTCCCTATAAAAACAGCAACAGGAGTTATTTTCAAACAGGTCAAACATTAACGAATACGATAAGTGTGGATGGTGGTACTGATAAAACTACTGCCCGTTTCTCCTTTACCAATGTGGACAACAAATGGATTACTCCGAATACAGGTTACAAGCGCAATACGGTTGCTCTTTCTGTAAACTCTAAAATCACCGATAAACTTCAGATATCATCCAAAATCAACTATACCAATCGTTATAGTGATAACTTGCCAGGTGCTGGTTATGGTAACCAGTCTATTATGTACTGGTGGATCTTCTGGCAGCCTAATGCGGATGCAGCCTGGTTGAAAAATTATTGGCAGAAAGGGCAGGAGGGACGCAAAATTGAGTATCCGTTCAGCTCCTTTCCAGAGAACCCGTATGCTATAGCCTATGAGTTTATTAACAGCTCAAACCGACACAATATTACCGGCAATATCCAGGCGAACTACAATATCACTAAAGAGTTGAGTTTGCAGGTACGCACATCAATGGATATGGCTTATGAACAGCGTGCTCAAAAACGTCCTTATGACGCCGGTTCTAAGCTAACCAAAGGCAGTTATCGTACGCAGAATATTTATTCTAATGAAACATCCATGGACTTCCTTGCTAAGTATACCAAGCAGGTTGGTTCTGATTTTGACTTCACGGTAAACCTGGGTGGTAGTGTGCTCAAAAACAACTACAACCGCGACGAGACTCGTGCAGACTCTCTAACCTCTCCTGGTCTTTATTCTTTTGCTAATGCAGCCGGTACCTTAGTAAGCATGCCATTCAGAAGCAAGTATGGTATCAATAGCTTTTACGGATTGTTTACAGCTGGCTATAAGCGTTACTTGTTCCTTGATCTTACAGCCCGTCAAGACTGGAATAGCGTTTTGGCAACACCTCAACGTACTCAAAACTCAGGGTTCTTTTATCCTTCAGCAAACGTAAGCTTTGTGCTTTCTGACGCTGCAAAACTGCCAAGCAGTATTTCTTTTGCCAAGTTCCGTTTTTCTGCTTCCAGTGTGGGCAGTGGTGGTGTAATTCCTTATTTGACTTCATACAATTATGAAATTGCTCCTGGACTGTTTAGCGGAGGGTTGCAAAATCCGTCATTGTTGTCTAACCCTGACCTGAAACCATTGCGCACCATTACCTATGAGGCTGGTGCTGATGTTAAATTGCTTAAAAATCGCATAGGCGTTGATGTGGCTGTTTATACTGGCAATACGAAGGATCAGCACTTGCAACGTATTGTTGATCGTGCTTCCGGATTTACCCGTTATGTGATGAATGCTGGAAAGGTGAACAACAAGGGCTTGGAAGTAGCATTGAGCGGTTCTCCATTAAAGTCTAAAAAAGGTTTTAATTGGAACACGAATATTGTGTTCTCTAAAAATCAAAACACCATTAAGGAATTGCCTGATACATCTTTGGTGCTGCAAACAGGACCAGTAGGTGGTGGCCAGATCGTGGCCAAGGTAGGCGGTAGCATGGGTGACCTCTATGGAAGAGGGTACGTACGTTCTCCTGATGGACAAGTGGTGTATGATGCCACAACTGGTAACGCATTGATAACTCAAGATGTAGTATACCTTGGAAACACTATACCAAAGGGTAAGGTGGGTTTCAGCAATGAGTTTGCCTACAAGCAGTTCCGTTTGAATGTACTATTTGATGCACAGTATGGTGGCGTTGCTCACTCACTGATGCACTATAAACTTGCAGAACAAGGCAAACTTACATCAACGCTGCCTGGCCGCTATAATGGAATCATTGGAAACGGTGTAGTACAGGATGCAGATGGTAAGTATCGTACTAATGACGTTATTGCTACTGACATCGAAGAGTACTACAAATCTCATATGGGTACAGATAATGCTGAGGGTTCAACTTTTAGTACTGACTTCATTAAGTTTCGCGAGGCAAGGTTTGATTACACCATCAGCCCTAAGTTGACCAAGAAGTTGGGCATACAACGCGCTACTATTGGAGTGTATGGCCGTGACCTCTTTATCTGGTCTCCATGGCCAATGTTTGATCCTGAGTTTGGTACGCTTAGCGGCTCCGATATTGTTCGGGGTTTGAGCAAGCCCAATTCCCTTCTACCCGCACAATGGGTGCTAATCTGGTTATTGGATTCTAAAACTATTAAACAATGA
- a CDS encoding SusD/RagB family nutrient-binding outer membrane lipoprotein produces MKQTLNKIVFLLTMFSLALTSCTKDFQEINTDPNDIPAALPQQLLAPALVGTLTYNMTRNRNFNNELMQVSVNMSDADGQVFRYDFRATLSDYLYNGLYSELTNFKDIYKIAADTTGSNFNKSYMGISLVCQSWIYSILTDTYGDIPYFQSNKGKDSLLFEPTFDRQKDIYFDIFKKLEEANLLLKENTAINGASDPVYGGNIKKWQKFANSLYLRLLLRVSGKAEVSDLAKAKIRDIVETNAATYPIISSNTESAILRWNGTAPYINPLMAVREQDYRQPAVASFFINNLVDWNDPRINTSLGANGINRWGIAPYLGAFEGVPSGYAPADNPIKKSWFYSNTSAISMQKDTIAGMMLNYAEVNFILAEAAAKGWIGSSAETYYNKGVETSITQWLPTWTGPVTQYLIDADMQWNASASLDEKMEKIHLQKYYALFMTDMQQWFEYRRTGHPVLPKGSGLRNGGVMPARMVYPVYVQSTNPSNYKIAVANQGADIISTQVWWQKP; encoded by the coding sequence ATGAAGCAGACTCTTAATAAAATTGTGTTTCTGTTGACGATGTTCAGTCTGGCATTAACATCGTGCACAAAGGACTTCCAGGAAATTAATACTGATCCAAATGATATTCCTGCTGCGTTGCCGCAACAATTGCTGGCTCCGGCATTAGTGGGTACATTGACTTATAACATGACCCGAAACCGCAACTTTAACAATGAACTGATGCAGGTTTCTGTAAACATGAGTGACGCAGATGGCCAGGTATTCCGCTATGACTTCCGCGCCACGCTGTCCGATTATCTTTATAACGGACTGTATTCAGAACTAACCAATTTTAAAGACATCTATAAGATTGCTGCCGATACCACCGGTTCCAATTTTAATAAGTCTTATATGGGTATTTCGTTGGTGTGTCAATCATGGATCTATTCCATTCTTACCGATACCTACGGCGACATTCCTTATTTCCAGTCTAACAAGGGAAAAGATTCGCTGTTGTTTGAGCCAACATTTGACCGTCAGAAAGACATCTACTTTGATATTTTCAAAAAGCTGGAAGAAGCAAACCTCCTGTTGAAAGAAAATACTGCCATCAATGGAGCTAGTGATCCTGTATATGGGGGCAACATCAAGAAGTGGCAAAAGTTTGCTAACTCTCTTTACCTGCGCCTATTGCTGCGTGTTTCAGGAAAAGCTGAAGTATCAGACTTGGCCAAAGCCAAGATTCGCGATATAGTAGAAACTAATGCTGCTACTTATCCGATCATTAGCAGCAATACCGAGTCTGCCATTTTAAGATGGAACGGAACAGCTCCTTATATTAACCCGCTTATGGCAGTTCGGGAACAGGATTACCGTCAGCCTGCTGTAGCTTCATTCTTTATCAATAATCTAGTTGATTGGAACGATCCTCGCATCAATACATCTTTAGGAGCAAATGGTATCAACCGCTGGGGAATTGCTCCTTACTTGGGAGCTTTTGAAGGAGTACCTAGTGGTTATGCACCAGCTGATAACCCAATAAAAAAATCATGGTTCTATAGCAATACATCTGCTATCTCTATGCAGAAAGATACTATTGCTGGTATGATGCTGAACTACGCAGAAGTGAATTTTATCCTGGCAGAAGCTGCTGCCAAAGGTTGGATTGGTTCTTCGGCCGAGACGTATTACAACAAGGGTGTTGAAACAAGCATTACACAGTGGCTGCCTACATGGACAGGTCCTGTGACACAGTACCTGATAGATGCAGACATGCAATGGAATGCAAGTGCATCATTAGATGAAAAAATGGAAAAGATACACCTTCAGAAATATTATGCCCTGTTCATGACTGATATGCAGCAATGGTTTGAATACCGCCGCACCGGACATCCGGTATTGCCCAAAGGTTCTGGCCTGCGCAATGGAGGCGTGATGCCTGCTCGCATGGTATACCCAGTGTATGTGCAATCTACCAATCCATCCAATTACAAGATTGCGGTGGCTAACCAAGGAGCAGATATTATTTCTACTCAAGTGTGGTGGCAAAAACCATAA
- a CDS encoding DUF5689 domain-containing protein produces MKHIKLFSFLLLSLTLLWGCKKESSNYPGGTLSPFIALFDLRNLDKGQDVTLTKDALFGASQITGLVVSDHSGGNMPAGMLVVQDHRRLSLLRGIAISIGDAAASYVPGDSVVINVEGAVLKRVNGILQLTGVTNEKITKVSSGAKVVPVIVKNSDVLNAPGTYESTLITVNKGGFDPSYPAGTTYAGDRIMNDGFGNLTLHTEQGANYANKPLPYMSNNTGIVFGGADGKPQLWPRGNSDILVTAATAPKIANIIITGYLTDPSGTDGGYEYIQLMATKNLDFAATPYALVTSNNAGSNGYPAEGWATGGARTYKINITTGTVQKGQYFYVGANKKIWGATSADVTSALWISKPYQTDAGDGFGAATSNLLANSGNVASIAVFDKTDVTSQTEPIDVIFYGSNGGQVFTAGPPPLGYRITNTDLYDLKNPSTQADQPFFNQGSNTSRFAFPTTSNFSQLGGKYNKTTGRWTTARALKSVVLTNSSTVSQIEGATSIEE; encoded by the coding sequence ATGAAACATATAAAACTCTTTTCCTTTCTTTTGTTGTCTTTGACCCTTTTGTGGGGTTGCAAAAAAGAAAGCAGTAATTACCCTGGTGGAACATTAAGCCCTTTCATAGCTTTGTTTGATCTCCGGAATTTAGACAAGGGTCAGGATGTAACCCTAACTAAGGATGCCTTGTTTGGGGCTTCCCAAATTACTGGTCTTGTCGTATCAGATCATTCAGGTGGTAATATGCCTGCTGGAATGCTAGTGGTACAAGACCACCGCCGTTTATCATTGTTGCGTGGTATAGCCATTTCTATAGGTGATGCTGCCGCCAGCTATGTACCTGGCGATTCTGTAGTGATCAATGTAGAAGGTGCTGTGTTAAAACGTGTCAATGGTATCTTACAACTTACTGGGGTCACTAATGAGAAGATCACAAAAGTGTCTTCTGGCGCTAAGGTTGTACCAGTGATTGTTAAAAACAGCGATGTGCTCAACGCTCCTGGCACTTATGAGAGCACCTTGATAACTGTAAACAAAGGAGGCTTTGATCCTTCTTACCCAGCCGGAACTACCTATGCCGGAGATCGCATCATGAATGATGGTTTTGGTAATCTTACATTGCATACAGAACAAGGAGCCAACTACGCTAATAAGCCCCTTCCTTATATGTCTAATAATACGGGTATTGTGTTTGGGGGTGCCGACGGCAAGCCACAACTTTGGCCCCGCGGTAATAGCGACATCCTTGTAACGGCTGCCACTGCCCCTAAGATTGCCAACATCATAATTACCGGCTATCTGACTGACCCTAGCGGTACTGATGGCGGCTATGAATACATTCAGTTAATGGCCACTAAAAACCTTGATTTTGCGGCTACACCTTATGCTTTAGTAACTTCTAATAACGCCGGGTCTAATGGATATCCGGCCGAAGGCTGGGCTACTGGAGGTGCCAGAACCTACAAGATCAACATTACTACCGGTACGGTGCAAAAAGGCCAATACTTCTATGTAGGGGCTAATAAAAAGATCTGGGGTGCCACCTCGGCTGATGTTACAAGCGCGTTATGGATATCTAAACCATACCAAACGGATGCTGGTGATGGCTTTGGTGCTGCCACAAGTAATCTTTTGGCAAATAGTGGTAACGTTGCCAGTATTGCTGTTTTTGACAAAACGGATGTTACGTCTCAAACCGAGCCCATTGATGTAATCTTCTATGGTAGTAATGGTGGTCAGGTATTTACTGCCGGACCGCCGCCTCTAGGGTACCGCATTACCAACACTGATTTGTATGATTTGAAAAATCCTTCTACACAAGCGGACCAGCCCTTTTTCAACCAAGGGTCAAATACCTCAAGATTTGCATTTCCTACGACAAGTAATTTTTCCCAGCTGGGTGGGAAATATAACAAAACAACTGGCCGTTGGACAACAGCACGTGCATTGAAAAGCGTTGTGCTGACCAATAGTTCCACTGTGAGCCAGATTGAAGGCGCAACCTCTATAGAAGAATAA